A window of Sphingobacterium sp. SRCM116780 contains these coding sequences:
- a CDS encoding glycosyltransferase yields MLQDRTNMEYHGLSIVILTYNTEVTLLDNCITAIYRNNDIEENLEVIVVDNNSNNQNEVNLYLAQNFPNVQIVNNTINAGYGAGNNLGVEHAKYAYVLLINPDVELIKPVFQWGVTNFIQNSNLKLLGLQQIDQNNKKTHSFLARKLTVNSFLVNFFLQKLNHFNPKYSVINGACFFLRKSSFIQIGGYDPKIFLYGEERYLHEHILKSFPNAEIKMDMSQEYQHPISDRPFSLHIVELGLNSYFYLQQKLGYLHKTTYQSVVKYYKFLILFYTLKNKQKSIADIKLILQLLKSKFFKI; encoded by the coding sequence ATGTTACAAGATAGAACAAACATGGAATATCATGGACTGAGTATCGTTATCTTAACTTACAACACAGAGGTAACATTATTGGATAATTGTATTACAGCAATCTACAGAAACAATGATATTGAGGAAAATCTGGAAGTGATTGTAGTTGATAATAATAGCAACAATCAAAATGAAGTAAATCTTTATCTTGCCCAAAACTTTCCGAATGTTCAAATCGTTAATAATACGATTAATGCAGGCTATGGTGCTGGTAATAATCTTGGCGTTGAGCATGCAAAGTATGCGTATGTTTTGTTAATCAATCCAGATGTTGAGCTCATAAAACCAGTTTTTCAATGGGGAGTGACCAACTTTATACAAAACTCCAATTTAAAGCTCCTAGGGCTACAGCAAATTGATCAAAATAATAAAAAAACGCATTCTTTTTTAGCCAGAAAACTGACTGTAAACTCATTCTTAGTTAATTTTTTCCTTCAAAAATTAAACCATTTCAACCCGAAGTATTCCGTAATAAATGGGGCATGTTTCTTCCTTCGTAAATCTTCGTTTATACAAATTGGAGGTTATGATCCAAAGATATTTTTATATGGAGAGGAAAGATATTTACATGAACATATTTTAAAATCTTTTCCAAATGCAGAAATAAAGATGGATATGTCTCAAGAATACCAGCATCCCATTTCAGATAGGCCCTTTTCATTACATATCGTCGAGTTAGGTTTAAACTCTTATTTTTATTTACAGCAAAAACTAGGATATTTGCATAAGACAACTTACCAATCTGTTGTCAAATACTATAAATTTTTAATTTTGTTTTATACTTTAAAAAACAAACAAAAATCTATTGCTGATATCAAACTCATTCTACAGCTCTTGAAATCAAAATTTTTCAAAATTTAA
- a CDS encoding lipopolysaccharide biosynthesis protein — protein MSTQKNNESLKSKTVKGILWGGISTGVQQLLNLIFGIYLARKLSAEDYGLVGILTIFTLIASTIQESGFISSLANKKDVEYKDYNAVFWTTILISLGLYTLLFFAAPFISAFFGIPELTKLSRYLFSSFVFGSFGIAHSAYLFKNLKVKERSLATTLSVLISGIVGIILVYYNFSYWSIVFQSVAYSFSFSAICFFLSDFRPSLKVDFSPIKGMWKFSNKILIANIVNHINNNLLTFYLGKITTKATVGYYTQANKWSGMTQGIIANMSHGFAQPLLSNLNNDNEKQNRVFLKLLNFICFTTFPALALLCIISEEFITITISSKWLPSVPLLQVLCINAAFAPIINFYGNYFLSKGASNIYMRHIVAFGLIQLLIIFCLHRLDIIYIVWGMSIFTVFWTFIWQISIAKHSGIKYLYLGKTIIKYVITVIVGGLIAYYSGHYFINIFASSLIKIVVFSAIYLSILYIFKSAILHEIVTYIKKKYVTR, from the coding sequence ATGTCCACTCAAAAGAATAACGAGTCATTAAAGTCTAAAACTGTAAAAGGTATACTTTGGGGTGGTATTTCTACTGGAGTTCAGCAATTACTTAACCTTATTTTTGGTATCTATTTAGCTCGTAAACTTTCAGCTGAAGATTATGGTCTTGTAGGTATTCTAACAATTTTCACCCTCATTGCATCGACTATCCAAGAATCGGGATTTATTAGTTCATTGGCGAATAAAAAAGATGTTGAATACAAGGATTATAATGCTGTATTTTGGACGACTATATTAATTAGTTTAGGTCTATATACGCTATTATTTTTTGCAGCCCCATTCATTAGCGCATTTTTTGGTATACCGGAGTTAACTAAGTTATCTCGATATTTATTCTCTAGTTTTGTTTTTGGTAGTTTTGGGATCGCACATAGCGCTTATCTTTTTAAAAATTTAAAAGTAAAGGAGCGCTCTCTAGCAACGACATTAAGCGTTTTGATTTCGGGTATAGTGGGTATTATTTTGGTTTATTATAATTTCTCATATTGGTCAATTGTTTTCCAGTCAGTTGCCTATAGTTTTTCCTTTTCTGCAATCTGTTTTTTCTTATCCGATTTCAGACCTTCATTGAAAGTGGATTTTAGTCCTATAAAAGGAATGTGGAAGTTTAGTAATAAAATACTAATAGCAAATATTGTCAACCACATCAATAATAATCTACTAACATTCTATTTAGGAAAAATTACAACAAAAGCAACGGTAGGGTACTATACACAAGCAAATAAATGGAGCGGAATGACTCAAGGTATTATTGCCAATATGTCTCATGGATTTGCACAGCCTCTACTTTCAAACTTGAATAATGACAATGAAAAGCAGAATAGGGTATTTTTAAAATTACTGAACTTCATTTGTTTTACCACTTTCCCTGCATTAGCACTGTTATGTATTATATCAGAAGAGTTTATTACCATTACAATTTCTTCAAAATGGTTGCCTAGTGTCCCACTACTGCAAGTATTGTGTATAAATGCTGCTTTTGCTCCTATTATTAATTTTTACGGTAATTACTTCCTGAGCAAAGGTGCTTCAAATATTTACATGCGTCACATCGTGGCCTTTGGCCTTATACAGTTATTGATTATCTTTTGTCTACATCGGCTGGACATTATTTATATTGTATGGGGTATGTCTATATTTACAGTTTTTTGGACCTTTATCTGGCAAATATCGATCGCTAAGCATTCTGGGATAAAATACCTCTATCTGGGTAAGACTATTATTAAATATGTCATTACAGTAATAGTCGGTGGACTAATTGCATATTATAGTGGTCATTACTTTATCAATATATTCGCATCTTCTTTAATAAAGATTGTCGTTTTCTCAGCAATATATCTTTCAATTCTTTATATTTTTAAATCTGCTATTCTTCACGAAATAGTGACATATATTAAGAAAAAATATGTTACAAGATAG
- a CDS encoding DeoR/GlpR family DNA-binding transcription regulator gives MLKEERQAFIIHQINLHNKVLSSDLSIQLNVSEDTIRRDLNELAENGKVLKVYGGALSKSFQFPFQDGNVYAKEAKKEIAKKAIGLLQNGMTILAGGGTTMIELARLVPDSLQCTIFTISPLVALELAEKPNLEVILIGGKLSRNTNIVSGAQVINELADIRIDLCLLGTNSLSVEEGITDSDWEVVQIKRAMIKCSKNIAILSIAEKLNSNQKMRVAPLKDVKYLVTDMDPQDKSLFDFANNVTVI, from the coding sequence ATGTTAAAAGAAGAAAGACAAGCTTTCATTATACACCAAATAAATTTACATAATAAAGTATTATCGTCAGATTTAAGTATTCAGCTAAATGTTTCTGAAGACACCATCAGAAGAGATTTAAATGAATTGGCTGAAAATGGAAAAGTATTAAAAGTTTATGGGGGAGCACTATCCAAATCTTTTCAATTTCCGTTTCAAGATGGTAACGTCTATGCAAAAGAAGCAAAAAAAGAAATTGCAAAGAAAGCAATTGGTCTACTTCAAAATGGGATGACAATTTTAGCAGGAGGTGGCACCACGATGATCGAGTTAGCCCGCCTGGTTCCAGATAGTCTTCAATGTACAATTTTTACCATAAGCCCTTTAGTTGCTTTAGAATTAGCTGAAAAGCCAAATCTAGAAGTGATATTGATTGGAGGGAAACTATCCAGAAATACCAATATTGTATCTGGAGCACAGGTTATCAATGAGCTTGCTGACATTCGCATCGATCTTTGCTTGTTGGGAACGAATAGTTTGTCTGTTGAAGAAGGAATTACAGATTCTGATTGGGAAGTCGTACAAATAAAAAGAGCAATGATAAAATGCTCTAAAAATATCGCAATTTTAAGTATTGCTGAAAAACTAAACTCTAATCAAAAAATGAGAGTTGCTCCCCTAAAAGATGTAAAATATCTTGTTACGGATATGGATCCTCAAGACAAATCTTTATTTGATTTTGCAAATAATGTGACCGTAATCTAA
- a CDS encoding glycosyltransferase, whose product MKKLAPIILFVYNRPQHTIQTLEALEQNAIAANSELFIYSDAAKNEQATVAVEQVRAIIKRDWKFKKVHLILRDTNCGLAANVIDGVSKIVHQYGRIIVLEDDLTTSPFALDYFNDALDRYQNEDRVMQISGYGYPVKNLAALPETFFFRVANSWGWATWDRAWSFFNSDIHALTDDFSAEQIHQFSIEGKENFWKQVQEFKAGKINSWAIRWYASVFKNNGLVLYPRNSLTQNIGNDGSGTHTAAESTYQVVLADKKITEFPQEVQEYTRAYEAIKYFYAHRKGSLLRRGIRFAKKKFNELKK is encoded by the coding sequence ATGAAAAAATTAGCGCCAATTATTCTTTTTGTCTACAATAGACCGCAGCATACCATACAGACATTGGAAGCTCTGGAGCAAAATGCAATAGCTGCTAATTCGGAATTATTCATCTATTCAGATGCCGCTAAAAATGAACAGGCAACAGTTGCCGTGGAGCAAGTGAGAGCAATCATCAAAAGAGATTGGAAATTCAAAAAAGTTCATCTTATTTTAAGAGATACAAACTGCGGTTTAGCGGCCAACGTAATTGATGGAGTCTCTAAAATTGTCCATCAATATGGTCGGATTATTGTCTTAGAGGATGACTTAACAACATCTCCTTTTGCTTTAGACTATTTTAATGATGCATTAGATCGTTATCAAAATGAAGATCGAGTGATGCAGATATCGGGTTATGGTTATCCTGTTAAAAACTTAGCAGCATTACCAGAAACATTCTTCTTTCGAGTTGCAAATAGCTGGGGCTGGGCCACTTGGGATCGAGCATGGAGTTTTTTCAATTCGGACATTCATGCTCTTACTGATGATTTTAGTGCTGAACAGATTCACCAGTTTAGTATAGAAGGCAAAGAGAACTTTTGGAAACAGGTTCAGGAATTCAAAGCAGGAAAAATCAACTCGTGGGCTATTCGGTGGTATGCTTCTGTTTTTAAAAATAACGGGTTAGTGCTATATCCCCGAAATTCATTGACGCAGAATATCGGTAATGATGGATCTGGAACACATACCGCAGCAGAATCTACTTATCAAGTTGTGCTTGCAGATAAAAAAATAACCGAATTCCCACAAGAAGTTCAAGAGTATACACGGGCTTATGAAGCAATTAAGTATTTTTACGCCCATAGAAAAGGTTCTCTCTTACGAAGAGGGATTCGTTTTGCAAAAAAGAAATTCAACGAATTAAAAAAATAG